One Gemmatimonadota bacterium DNA window includes the following coding sequences:
- a CDS encoding alcohol dehydrogenase catalytic domain-containing protein, producing the protein MKAAKVYDIDDIRIEEMDTPAITARDALVKMRSCGICSGDVTPWYIRRKAPIVIGHEPTGVVEAVGDEVEGLSVGDRVFIHHHAPCFRCRHCRRGNFTMCATWKKTRLDPGGAAEYVRVPEINLRYDTLVLPESVSFDDGALIEPVACSVKAVERARVRPGDIVLVIGLGFMGVLNGIVARHYGARTVIGADRVPYRLNKALELGMDHVVDVREHDPAEAVRELTGGVMADAVIVGPGSIAAMETGLACVGKGGIVLLFMSSPEEDVLAFRPYDLYFNDVSIVCSYSCGPHDTRMALDLIEAGVVTSDQVVTHRFPLSETRRGMEVTAAAKDSLKVLIHINA; encoded by the coding sequence ATGAAAGCCGCAAAAGTCTACGATATCGACGATATCCGGATCGAGGAGATGGATACGCCGGCCATCACGGCGCGCGACGCCCTGGTGAAGATGCGCAGTTGCGGGATCTGCAGCGGGGATGTCACGCCCTGGTACATTCGGCGAAAGGCGCCCATCGTCATCGGGCACGAGCCGACCGGTGTCGTGGAGGCCGTGGGCGACGAGGTCGAAGGGCTCTCCGTGGGGGACCGCGTATTCATTCACCACCACGCGCCCTGCTTCCGGTGCCGCCACTGCCGTCGCGGCAACTTCACCATGTGCGCCACCTGGAAGAAAACGCGGCTCGACCCGGGAGGCGCGGCCGAATACGTGCGGGTACCCGAGATCAACCTCCGCTACGACACCCTGGTCCTGCCCGAATCGGTTTCCTTCGACGACGGCGCGCTGATCGAGCCCGTAGCCTGCTCGGTCAAGGCGGTGGAACGCGCCCGTGTCCGTCCGGGGGACATCGTGCTCGTCATCGGACTGGGCTTCATGGGCGTCCTGAACGGAATCGTGGCCCGGCACTACGGCGCCAGGACGGTCATCGGAGCCGACCGGGTACCCTACCGGCTGAACAAGGCGCTCGAACTCGGCATGGACCACGTGGTGGACGTACGGGAACACGATCCGGCGGAGGCGGTGCGCGAACTGACGGGCGGCGTGATGGCCGACGCGGTGATCGTCGGTCCCGGCAGCATCGCGGCGATGGAGACCGGACTGGCGTGCGTGGGCAAGGGCGGGATCGTGCTCCTCTTCATGTCTTCGCCGGAGGAGGATGTGCTTGCTTTCCGGCCCTATGACCTGTACTTTAATGACGTATCGATCGTATGCAGTTATTCCTGCGGGCCTCACGATACCCGCATGGCGCTGGACCTTATCGAGGCCGGTGTGGTAACTTCCGACCAGGTCGTTACGCACCGCTTTCCTTTATCGGAGACACGGCGGGGCATGGAGGTCACCGCCGCCGCAAAGGATTCCCTGAAAGTGTTGATTCACATCAACGCGTGA
- a CDS encoding prohibitin family protein produces MSEYDIREQLPGSNIPYLKIAIGIVVLLVLYNSYAVIGAGERGVVFSKVGGIQDRILDEGIRFKTPFIEDVIPVDVKIKKAETAATASTKDLQTVSSTIALNYHVDPGRVNTVYQEIGIFYKERVIDPAVQEAVKAVSAQYTAEELITRRADVKDEIKASLTQRLLNFNMIVDEFNIVDFAFSNNFNTAIEAKQMAEQQALKAQRDLERIRIEAEQRIATATAEAESQRLQRATITPTLLQLRAIEKWDGHFPQVIGQAMPFIDLKTLGPQTR; encoded by the coding sequence ATGTCTGAGTATGATATCCGGGAGCAGCTTCCCGGCAGCAATATCCCGTATCTGAAAATCGCCATCGGTATCGTCGTGCTGCTGGTACTGTACAATTCTTACGCAGTGATCGGCGCCGGCGAACGCGGGGTGGTATTCAGCAAGGTTGGCGGCATACAGGACCGGATCCTCGACGAAGGAATAAGGTTCAAGACGCCCTTTATCGAGGACGTGATTCCCGTCGATGTGAAAATCAAGAAGGCGGAGACCGCCGCCACGGCCTCTACCAAGGACCTGCAGACGGTTTCGTCCACGATCGCGTTGAACTACCATGTAGATCCTGGTCGGGTAAACACGGTCTACCAGGAAATCGGTATTTTCTACAAAGAACGCGTCATCGATCCCGCCGTCCAGGAAGCCGTCAAGGCGGTGTCCGCACAGTACACCGCGGAGGAATTGATTACGCGCCGCGCGGACGTCAAGGATGAGATCAAGGCTTCCCTCACGCAACGGCTCCTGAACTTCAACATGATCGTGGACGAGTTCAACATCGTCGACTTTGCTTTTTCCAACAACTTCAACACGGCGATCGAAGCCAAGCAGATGGCCGAGCAGCAGGCCCTGAAGGCCCAGCGCGACCTGGAGCGAATACGCATTGAAGCAGAGCAGAGGATCGCAACGGCAACGGCTGAGGCCGAGTCCCAACGGTTGCAGCGCGCCACGATCACGCCGACCCTGCTGCAGTTGCGGGCGATCGAGAAATGGGACGGCCATTTTCCCCAGGTCATCGGACAGGCCATGCCCTTCATCGATCTGAAGACGCTGGGTCCCCAGACCAGGTAG
- a CDS encoding RraA family protein, producing MIGLNSPEFTRAVTSKWDGERGPDGRPVVPDSILKRMEKVTIEEAWGVIGGKGYNYQFSGDWQILHPDRTLVGRAVTGVYVPTRPDLETAVQADGAEHGCIGGQNSWVIDTLEPNDVIVIDLFGKVKFGTFAGDNLGNSIYAKTGTGMVIDGGIRDLQRLYEIPMVSYIRGVDPTAIADVTLLGINVPVRIGLEATCVPGDVVLGTREGVIFIPPHLAEQVVIESEETRMRDAWGHQQLREGTYTPGEIDREWTPEMTAEFEVWRQQQTADDP from the coding sequence ATGATAGGTCTGAACAGTCCGGAGTTCACGCGAGCCGTTACCTCGAAGTGGGACGGCGAACGGGGTCCGGACGGGCGCCCCGTCGTGCCTGACAGCATCCTGAAACGGATGGAGAAAGTAACTATTGAGGAAGCGTGGGGCGTCATCGGAGGAAAGGGATACAACTACCAGTTCTCGGGGGACTGGCAGATCCTCCACCCCGATCGTACCCTCGTCGGCCGCGCGGTGACCGGGGTCTACGTGCCCACCCGGCCCGACCTGGAAACGGCGGTCCAGGCCGACGGCGCGGAACATGGCTGCATAGGCGGCCAGAACTCCTGGGTAATCGATACGCTCGAACCCAACGACGTGATCGTCATCGACCTCTTCGGAAAGGTCAAGTTCGGGACCTTCGCCGGCGATAATCTCGGAAATTCCATCTATGCCAAGACCGGAACGGGCATGGTCATCGACGGAGGCATCCGGGACCTGCAGAGGCTCTACGAAATCCCCATGGTCTCCTATATCCGCGGGGTCGATCCCACGGCCATCGCCGATGTGACCCTCCTCGGCATCAACGTGCCGGTCCGTATCGGTCTCGAGGCCACCTGCGTACCCGGGGACGTCGTGCTCGGTACGCGTGAAGGGGTCATCTTCATTCCGCCGCATCTGGCGGAACAGGTCGTCATCGAATCGGAAGAAACCAGGATGCGGGACGCCTGGGGCCACCAGCAGCTTCGCGAGGGCACTTACACGCCCGGCGAGATCGACCGCGAATGGACTCCCGAAATGACGGCCGAATTCGAGGTCTGGCGGCAGCAGCAGACCGCGGACGACCCGTAG
- a CDS encoding PadR family transcriptional regulator — protein MARPYSPTLLGYVLLGLLNQLPRSGYDVRLEMESTPMAHFSSSPGSIYPALQLLKKNGFIDNEVFHRSRLKPREVFHLTEKGKKALSAWLHKRLAVSDLRDNLSELMLRFRFMEDIASDQETQRFLQDFRRKARTYASILKSQTRTQAESSRHYALSLQREISMVQMHIEWADQAMTAFEASKPNGS, from the coding sequence ATGGCCAGACCCTATTCCCCCACCCTGCTCGGATACGTACTGCTGGGACTGCTGAACCAGCTTCCCCGGTCGGGCTACGACGTCCGCCTGGAGATGGAATCGACGCCCATGGCCCATTTCAGCAGCAGCCCAGGTTCGATCTACCCGGCGCTCCAACTGCTGAAGAAAAACGGTTTTATCGACAACGAGGTCTTCCACCGCTCCCGGTTGAAGCCGAGAGAAGTGTTTCACCTGACAGAGAAGGGCAAAAAGGCTTTAAGCGCGTGGTTGCACAAGCGGCTCGCCGTGTCCGATCTGAGGGACAATCTCTCCGAGTTGATGCTCAGGTTCCGGTTCATGGAAGACATCGCAAGCGACCAGGAAACACAGCGGTTTCTCCAGGATTTCAGACGCAAGGCCAGGACCTACGCCAGCATCCTCAAATCACAGACCAGGACACAGGCCGAAAGCTCTCGCCACTACGCTCTTTCACTGCAGCGGGAGATCTCCATGGTCCAGATGCACATCGAATGGGCGGACCAGGCCATGACGGCTTTCGAAGCTTCGAAGCCGAACGGGTCGTAA
- a CDS encoding 2,4-dihydroxyhept-2-ene-1,7-dioic acid aldolase codes for MRPNKLRSILNEGRPSLATHIHTVWPSVVELVGHTGRYDYVEFVGEYGPYDLHDLDNLGRAAELHDLGLMIKVDQEPRGFLAQRAIGSGFQSVLFADCRTPDEFRACVDIVRPDTPESRGTYGVATRRFSYMGYGGGQDYVDALDEIVVAVMIEKGPAVDHLDEILEIDGIDMIQWGPADYSVNVGKIGQREAVKSVERVVIDKSLAAGRNPRAEINTADEARYYLDLGVRHFCIGTDVHVLHGYWRREGDDMRKALDGS; via the coding sequence ATGCGACCGAACAAGCTCAGGAGCATCCTGAACGAGGGCCGTCCGTCCCTGGCTACCCACATCCATACAGTCTGGCCCTCCGTGGTCGAACTCGTGGGGCACACCGGCCGGTACGACTATGTCGAATTCGTGGGTGAATACGGACCCTACGACCTCCATGACCTGGACAACCTGGGCCGCGCCGCCGAACTGCACGACCTCGGCTTGATGATCAAGGTCGACCAGGAACCGCGGGGTTTCCTCGCGCAGCGGGCCATCGGTTCAGGATTCCAGAGCGTGCTATTCGCCGACTGTCGGACCCCGGACGAATTTCGCGCCTGCGTGGACATCGTGCGCCCGGATACGCCGGAATCCCGGGGTACCTACGGCGTTGCGACGCGGCGGTTCTCCTACATGGGATACGGCGGCGGACAGGACTACGTGGACGCCCTGGATGAGATCGTCGTGGCGGTCATGATCGAAAAAGGCCCCGCGGTGGACCACCTCGACGAGATCCTTGAAATCGACGGGATCGACATGATCCAGTGGGGACCGGCCGACTATTCCGTGAACGTGGGCAAGATCGGCCAGCGAGAAGCCGTCAAATCCGTCGAACGCGTGGTCATCGACAAGTCCCTGGCCGCGGGCCGGAACCCCCGCGCGGAGATCAACACCGCGGACGAGGCCCGGTACTACCTCGATCTCGGCGTGCGCCACTTCTGCATCGGCACGGACGTGCACGTGCTGCACGGCTACTGGCGGCGTGAAGGCGACGATATGCGCAAGGCGCTGGATGGGTCGTAG
- a CDS encoding sulfatase: MGRSGDRDHVAPAETMMSRPNILFVFDDQHRYSAMGTSGNPVVRTPNLDRFASEGVVLDQVFSSCPICSPYRGQLMTGRYSHANGVMDNEYLLHGDQDFLPAVLVGHGYRTAYIGKWHLGYGPYGADGRYGFDYMAAYDCNHDYYDVYYHENEQGPIDMAGWAPETETSLAIRFMEEHAREHAGRPFALVLSWGPPHWPYDAYPAEYDLYDPDKVDLPPNVPDQFAAFARREIAHYYGNVTALDHQFGRLDDALERLGIRDDTLVVFTSDHGDHLSSHGYGKPMDRWMHPSFRASKATPYEESIHVPFIARQPGRIAPGTRSDALVSSVDLMPTLLGMAGVPVPEGVQGTDQSHVLTGTPGPRNDSVYLQILGPGWPHRGEWVGFWRGIRTDRWVYARWHGNQRDTLLFDRKDDPFELKNLAGDPACRQIRDVCEARLQRWMAETGDPFDTGPRDPETGMLRLGQRFSHEKYEQGETAR, encoded by the coding sequence ATGGGTCGTAGTGGCGACCGTGACCACGTAGCACCGGCCGAGACCATGATGTCCCGCCCCAACATCCTCTTCGTATTCGACGATCAGCACCGGTACTCCGCCATGGGTACCAGCGGCAATCCCGTCGTGCGGACGCCCAACCTGGACCGGTTCGCGTCCGAGGGCGTGGTGCTGGACCAGGTGTTTTCGAGTTGCCCCATCTGCTCACCCTACCGCGGCCAGCTCATGACCGGTCGGTATTCCCACGCTAACGGCGTCATGGACAACGAGTACCTCCTTCACGGGGACCAGGACTTCCTGCCGGCCGTGCTCGTAGGTCATGGCTACCGTACGGCCTACATCGGCAAGTGGCACCTGGGCTACGGTCCCTATGGAGCGGACGGCCGCTACGGCTTCGATTACATGGCCGCCTACGACTGCAATCACGATTATTACGACGTATACTATCATGAGAACGAACAGGGTCCCATTGACATGGCGGGATGGGCGCCGGAAACGGAGACCTCGCTGGCGATCCGGTTCATGGAGGAACATGCCAGGGAACATGCCGGCCGGCCCTTCGCCCTCGTGCTGAGCTGGGGACCGCCCCACTGGCCCTACGATGCATATCCGGCCGAGTACGACCTCTACGACCCGGACAAGGTGGATCTGCCGCCCAACGTCCCAGACCAGTTTGCCGCCTTCGCCCGGCGGGAGATCGCCCACTACTACGGCAACGTGACCGCTTTGGACCACCAGTTCGGCCGGCTGGACGACGCGCTGGAACGGCTGGGCATCCGGGACGACACCCTGGTGGTCTTCACCTCGGACCACGGAGATCACCTCAGCAGCCACGGCTACGGAAAGCCCATGGACCGCTGGATGCATCCTTCCTTCCGCGCCTCGAAGGCGACGCCGTACGAGGAATCGATCCATGTTCCCTTCATCGCCCGGCAACCGGGCCGGATCGCGCCCGGGACGAGGAGCGACGCCCTGGTGAGCAGCGTGGACCTGATGCCTACGCTGCTGGGCATGGCCGGCGTGCCGGTGCCCGAAGGCGTGCAGGGCACCGATCAGTCGCACGTACTGACGGGGACGCCGGGACCGCGCAACGATTCGGTCTATCTGCAGATCCTCGGACCCGGCTGGCCGCACCGGGGCGAATGGGTCGGCTTCTGGCGCGGGATCCGGACGGACCGCTGGGTCTACGCGCGCTGGCACGGGAATCAACGGGACACGCTGCTCTTCGACCGGAAGGACGATCCCTTTGAACTGAAGAACCTGGCCGGCGATCCCGCGTGCCGGCAGATCCGGGACGTATGTGAAGCACGGCTACAGCGATGGATGGCGGAAACCGGCGATCCCTTCGACACCGGGCCCCGCGACCCGGAGACGGGCATGCTGCGGCTCGGGCAGCGGTTCAGTCACGAGAAGTATGAGCAAGGGGAGACCGCAAGATGA
- a CDS encoding sugar phosphate isomerase/epimerase, which translates to MTISCCTWALGEPEADVLTAIAQAGLRHIDHRPFDFRSAESRRLISDLELTPACMATGFGMPEGAALDAADAGARDAAIEHTRRALEYAHETGVRRAYLLPGEDRDVESLDRYGESVTGLAGVAAGYGIKLCIEHFPGKALATVRDTLDYIAKLGHDNLYLLFDIGHAQISKEDPAEAVVRAGDRLGYFHLDDNDGESDLHWALCDGVLTRDVLQRTLAALGRISYDGPVSLEMNSGLPDPLAAIESGFRLVRTL; encoded by the coding sequence ATGACGATTTCCTGCTGCACCTGGGCCCTGGGGGAACCGGAAGCGGACGTATTGACGGCGATCGCGCAGGCGGGCCTGCGCCACATCGATCACCGCCCCTTCGATTTCCGGTCCGCCGAATCCCGGCGGTTGATCTCGGACCTGGAGCTCACGCCGGCGTGCATGGCGACGGGTTTCGGCATGCCGGAGGGCGCGGCACTCGACGCGGCCGACGCCGGCGCGCGGGACGCGGCCATCGAACACACCCGGCGTGCCCTCGAATACGCCCACGAGACCGGCGTCCGGAGGGCCTACCTGCTGCCCGGTGAAGACAGGGACGTGGAGTCGCTCGACCGGTACGGGGAGTCCGTGACCGGTCTCGCCGGCGTCGCGGCCGGATACGGCATCAAGCTGTGCATCGAGCATTTTCCGGGGAAGGCCCTGGCGACGGTGCGGGACACCCTCGACTACATCGCGAAGCTGGGTCACGACAACCTGTACCTGCTGTTCGACATCGGACACGCGCAGATTTCGAAGGAAGATCCCGCCGAAGCCGTGGTGCGGGCGGGCGATCGTCTCGGGTACTTCCATCTCGACGATAACGACGGCGAGTCCGATCTCCACTGGGCCCTGTGCGACGGGGTGCTCACCCGGGACGTGCTGCAGCGTACACTGGCCGCCCTCGGCCGCATCAGTTACGACGGCCCGGTCAGCCTGGAGATGAACTCCGGGCTCCCCGATCCCCTGGCGGCCATAGAAAGCGGTTTCCGGCTGGTGCGCACCCTCTAG
- the dgoD gene encoding galactonate dehydratase, with amino-acid sequence MKITKLETFLVKPRWLFLKIHTDEGLVGLGEPILEGRAKTCAQAVAELEPYLVGKDPTRVVHHWQAMYRHAFYRGGPILTSALSGVEQALWDLSGKALGVPVYKLLGGPTRDRIRLYKGGGDPDTIGDWIAKGFTCFKTGPYAERPSRIIENKAFIDTAANHFARLREVAGPEIDLAIDFHGAVSPQTAKLLIKELEPYQPFFVEEPVQCQNVDVLAEIARGTHLPIATGERVFTKWGFREILEKQAAAILQPDLCHAGGIFEVRLIAGMAEAYYGGIAPHNPLGPISLAACLQLDASIPNFVAQEHTTLGEGYLKKPFVFKDGFVELPTGPGLGIELDDDAMEEQIDHDWRNGESYLADDGSVVDW; translated from the coding sequence AGACCTTCCTCGTCAAGCCCCGCTGGCTCTTTCTCAAGATCCATACCGACGAGGGCCTGGTGGGACTCGGCGAGCCCATCCTGGAGGGCCGGGCGAAGACCTGCGCCCAGGCCGTGGCCGAGTTGGAACCGTACCTGGTCGGCAAGGACCCGACCCGGGTGGTCCACCACTGGCAGGCCATGTACCGCCACGCCTTCTATCGGGGCGGCCCCATCCTAACCAGTGCGCTGAGCGGGGTGGAACAGGCGCTGTGGGACCTGTCGGGCAAGGCCCTGGGCGTGCCGGTGTACAAGCTGCTGGGCGGTCCCACGCGGGACCGGATCCGGCTGTACAAGGGCGGCGGTGACCCGGACACCATCGGGGACTGGATCGCTAAGGGTTTCACCTGCTTCAAGACGGGTCCATATGCGGAGCGCCCGTCCCGGATCATCGAGAACAAGGCCTTCATCGACACGGCCGCCAATCATTTCGCCCGGCTGAGGGAAGTCGCCGGACCGGAAATCGATCTGGCCATCGACTTCCATGGCGCGGTCAGCCCCCAGACGGCCAAGTTGCTCATCAAGGAACTCGAACCCTACCAGCCCTTCTTCGTGGAAGAGCCCGTCCAGTGCCAGAACGTCGACGTGCTCGCCGAGATCGCCCGGGGCACCCACCTGCCCATCGCCACGGGAGAGCGCGTCTTCACCAAGTGGGGGTTCAGGGAGATCCTGGAGAAGCAGGCCGCGGCCATCCTGCAGCCGGACCTCTGCCACGCCGGGGGTATCTTCGAGGTACGGCTCATCGCGGGCATGGCCGAAGCCTACTACGGCGGGATCGCGCCCCACAATCCCCTCGGACCCATCTCCCTGGCCGCCTGCCTGCAGCTGGACGCCTCGATCCCCAATTTCGTCGCCCAGGAGCACACCACGCTGGGTGAGGGATACCTCAAGAAGCCCTTCGTCTTTAAAGATGGTTTCGTGGAATTGCCCACCGGGCCGGGTCTGGGGATCGAACTGGACGACGATGCCATGGAGGAGCAGATCGACCACGACTGGCGGAACGGCGAGAGTTACCTGGCCGACGACGGGTCCGTGGTGGACTGGTAG